A genomic segment from Desertifilum tharense IPPAS B-1220 encodes:
- a CDS encoding WD40 repeat domain-containing protein produces MSEETNLVKSAHSGLIRYSSTLVRRGLDLVHQVASTPIAAEVHAHRMRLSQLQQQAWECAYRIAAHEGGVYAIALAPDGETLASAGDDGLIKLWHLYTGEPLGILKGHTEAVLSLAFHPKTKFLVSGSSDATLKIWSLATEQPLYSIKAHKDAISAIALTPNASTLVSASHDKTVKLWNLKTGKLQRTFKHSQEVLSVALSADSQTIFSATANEMRAWHLETGKLLYQCDNGDAPLTLYQDTLVSSHEGTSIHVWQHQTGELLDVHYGYWNLTTLTLSIDGHLLASGSEDGTVKVLDLQTGKLLHILAGHEDSSWSILMPNRQTLVSASEDGTLRIWQASQAAEAIASVEWQCVYTLRGHGDCISGLTFTPKGLQLASSSEDGTIRLWNPYTGTLLHTFEGDTGGVYEVAVSPDGRLLASSGHFENSLQVFEIETQTQLYQLQGFGHLIISPDGERLISSGGGIKVWDLKTGECLRTLSPQSSVIQPIALSPDGQMLASGDRQGKISLWNLPKGELLQVFLSHSGSVEALAFSPDRQTLVSGAEDTQIRVWNLQSGTVMRTLSGHSSPVTSLSFSLGGQTLVSGATEVLIWAFDSGELLGKLDRGAVSPVAFSPDGHTVASGYDDGNNYSTVAILQQVPVWDSHRQNPKQT; encoded by the coding sequence ATGAGCGAAGAAACCAACCTAGTCAAGTCCGCCCATTCCGGGTTAATTCGCTATTCTTCAACCTTAGTCCGTCGGGGTTTAGATTTAGTCCATCAAGTGGCAAGCACGCCCATCGCGGCGGAAGTTCACGCCCATCGAATGCGCCTGAGTCAGTTGCAGCAACAGGCTTGGGAATGCGCTTATCGGATCGCGGCGCATGAAGGCGGGGTGTATGCGATCGCCCTTGCCCCAGATGGCGAAACCCTTGCTAGTGCTGGAGATGACGGCTTAATTAAACTTTGGCATCTCTACACGGGGGAGCCATTAGGAATCCTTAAAGGTCATACTGAGGCGGTTTTATCCCTGGCGTTTCATCCCAAAACCAAATTTTTGGTCAGTGGCAGCAGCGATGCTACTTTGAAGATTTGGAGTTTAGCGACAGAGCAGCCGCTTTATAGTATCAAAGCTCACAAAGATGCGATTAGCGCGATCGCCCTGACTCCCAACGCCTCCACCCTAGTCAGCGCCAGCCACGACAAGACGGTTAAACTCTGGAACCTCAAAACGGGCAAACTCCAACGCACCTTTAAGCACTCGCAAGAAGTCCTTTCCGTTGCCCTAAGTGCCGATAGTCAAACAATCTTCAGCGCCACGGCGAACGAAATGAGAGCATGGCACCTCGAAACCGGAAAGCTTCTCTACCAATGCGATAACGGCGACGCCCCCCTCACCCTCTATCAAGATACCCTGGTTAGCAGTCATGAAGGCACCTCCATCCATGTCTGGCAGCACCAAACCGGAGAACTCCTGGACGTGCATTATGGATATTGGAACTTAACCACCCTCACCCTCAGTATTGACGGGCATTTACTCGCCAGTGGCAGCGAAGACGGAACGGTGAAAGTCCTAGACTTACAAACCGGAAAACTTTTGCATATCCTAGCCGGACATGAGGATAGCTCCTGGTCAATCTTAATGCCCAATCGTCAAACCCTGGTCAGTGCCTCAGAAGATGGTACGCTTCGCATCTGGCAAGCCAGTCAAGCAGCAGAAGCGATCGCCTCTGTAGAATGGCAATGCGTTTATACGCTCAGAGGACATGGTGACTGTATTTCAGGCTTAACCTTTACCCCGAAGGGCTTGCAGCTTGCTAGCAGTAGCGAAGATGGCACCATTCGCCTCTGGAATCCTTATACAGGCACTTTACTGCATACCTTTGAAGGGGATACCGGGGGAGTCTATGAAGTGGCTGTCAGCCCCGATGGACGCCTATTAGCGAGTAGCGGTCATTTCGAGAATTCACTTCAGGTCTTTGAGATAGAAACCCAAACTCAACTTTACCAGTTGCAGGGCTTTGGGCATCTGATTATCAGTCCAGATGGAGAACGATTAATCAGTAGCGGCGGCGGAATTAAGGTTTGGGACTTAAAAACGGGTGAATGCCTGCGGACGCTATCTCCCCAGAGTAGCGTTATTCAACCGATCGCGCTGAGTCCCGATGGACAAATGTTAGCGAGTGGCGATCGCCAAGGTAAAATTTCCCTATGGAACCTGCCAAAAGGCGAATTGTTACAAGTCTTTCTCAGCCATAGCGGCAGTGTAGAAGCTTTAGCCTTCAGTCCAGACCGTCAAACCCTCGTCAGCGGTGCAGAAGATACCCAAATTCGAGTTTGGAATTTGCAGTCTGGAACAGTCATGCGAACCCTATCGGGACATTCTAGCCCTGTCACCTCCTTATCGTTCAGCCTAGGAGGACAAACCCTAGTCAGTGGAGCCACAGAAGTCTTGATTTGGGCATTCGATAGCGGAGAACTCCTGGGTAAACTTGACCGAGGCGCAGTCTCTCCCGTTGCCTTTAGCCCAGACGGTCACACAGTTGCTAGCGGTTACGACGATGGTAATAACTACAGCACCGTAGCGATTTTACAGCAAGTTCCAGTTTGGGACAGCCATCGGCAGAACCCCAAACAAACCTAA
- a CDS encoding J domain-containing protein, giving the protein MNSTHESGKPTASHSSLRRSPSSPQSELEQQQAILAALELQCAERELELITQVSELRQFEQDYFQTIGKRCVELDRAEAQLAEYLTHLHPKDLRLRQRAQQAWTKAQETEAANRELPLEGVVHFRPSEGLKKLYREVAKRIHPDLVTDEAERQRRLELMIAANRAYEQGNPEVLEAILAGWEDTQGWQQSETPDAQLLRTRRQIEQIQLRLVAIASELSELQNSALAQLHAQALEVQAQGRDLLAELAFQLDEEIAAIERHTQEIKSKLAL; this is encoded by the coding sequence ATGAATAGTACCCATGAATCTGGAAAGCCAACAGCGAGTCATTCCTCGTTAAGGCGATCGCCCTCGTCCCCCCAGTCTGAACTCGAACAGCAACAAGCGATCCTGGCGGCTTTAGAACTTCAGTGCGCCGAACGAGAGTTAGAACTCATTACTCAAGTCAGCGAGTTACGCCAGTTTGAACAAGATTATTTTCAAACGATCGGTAAGCGCTGTGTAGAACTCGATCGCGCTGAAGCCCAACTCGCCGAATATCTCACGCATTTACACCCCAAAGATTTGCGGCTGCGACAGCGCGCCCAACAAGCTTGGACAAAAGCCCAAGAGACGGAAGCCGCCAACCGCGAATTGCCTTTAGAGGGGGTAGTTCATTTCCGCCCTTCAGAAGGGCTAAAAAAGCTGTATCGAGAAGTTGCCAAACGCATTCACCCCGATCTGGTGACAGATGAAGCGGAACGCCAGCGCCGTTTAGAATTAATGATTGCTGCTAACCGCGCCTACGAACAAGGCAACCCAGAAGTGCTTGAAGCAATTCTCGCGGGGTGGGAGGATACCCAGGGTTGGCAGCAAAGCGAAACCCCAGATGCTCAACTGTTACGCACGCGCCGTCAAATCGAACAAATTCAGCTACGCTTAGTGGCGATCGCCTCTGAATTGAGCGAACTCCAAAATTCTGCCCTAGCCCAACTCCACGCCCAAGCCCTAGAAGTCCAAGCCCAAGGTCGAGATTTACTCGCTGAGTTAGCCTTTCAGTTAGATGAGGAAATTGCAGCCATAGAACGCCATACGCAAGAGATTAAAAGCAAATTAGCCCTCTAA